In Xenopus laevis strain J_2021 chromosome 2S, Xenopus_laevis_v10.1, whole genome shotgun sequence, a genomic segment contains:
- the gpr185a.S gene encoding G-protein coupled receptor 12: protein MNEDLQVNSSRPPPENVTSAVSPLTPVRDSEPELVVNPWDIVLCMSGTLISCENAIVVLIIFHNPSLRAPMFLLIGSLALADLLAGIGLIVNFIFAYLLQSEAAKLVTVGLIEASFCASVCSLLAITVDRYLSLYYALTYNSDRTVTFTYVMLVFLWGGSACVGLLPIMGWNCLEDESTCSVIRPLTKNNAAALSVSFLLMFALMLQLYIQICKIVMRHAHQIALQHHFLATSHYVTTRKGVSTLAIILGTFAACWMPFTLYSLIADYTYPSIYTYATLLPATYNSIINPVIYAFRNQEIQKALWLICCGCVPSSVAQRVRSPSDV, encoded by the coding sequence ATGAATGAAGATCTGCAGGTTAATAGCAGCCGGCCGCCTCCAGAGAACGTCACATCTGCCGTCTCCCCGCTGACTCCTGTGCGAGATTCCGAGCCCGAGTTGGTCGTCAACCCGTGGGATATAGTTCTCTGTATGTCTGGGACCCTCATCTCCTGTGAAAATGCCATTGTGGTGCTTATTATCTTCCATAACCCCAGCCTGCGGGCGCCCATGTTTCTGCTCATTGGCAGCCTGGCCCTGGCAGACCTTTTGGCGGGCATTGGATTGATCGTCAATTTTATCTTTGCTTATCTCCTGCAGTCAGAAGCTGCTAAACTTGTCACAGTCGGACTGATCGAGGCCTCTTTCTGTGCCTCTGTCTGCAGCTTGCTGGCTATTACAGTCGACCGTTACCTCTCTCTCTACTATGCCCTGACCTATAATTCGGACAGGACAGTCACTTTCACCTACGTCATGCTGGTGTTTCTTTGGGGAGGCTCAGCGTGCGTTGGACTGCTGCCCATAATGGGCTGGAACTGCCTTGAGGATGAATCCACGTGCAGTGTTATCAGACCCCTGACTAAGAATAACGCGGCCGCCCTCTCCGTATCCTTCCTGCTCATGTTCGCTCTGATGTTGCAGCTCTACATCCAGATCTGTAAGATTGTCATGAGGCATGCCCACCAGATCGCCTTGCAGCACCACTTCTTGGCCACGTCCCACTATGTCACCACTCGAAAAGGAGTATCCACCCTGGCTATTATTTTGGGGACTTTTGCTGCCTGTTGGATGCCTTTTACCCTTTACTCCTTAATAGCAGATTACACGTACCCTTCCATTTATACCTATGCCACACTTCTGCCAGCGACCTACAACTCAATCATCAACCCCGTCATATATGCTTTTAGGAACCAGGAGATCCAAAAAGCACTGTGGCTTATCTGCTGTGGTTGTGTCCCGTCTAGCGTGGCACAGAGAGTCCGGTCACCTAGTGACGTGTAA